A genomic stretch from Ureibacillus composti includes:
- a CDS encoding GNAT family N-acetyltransferase produces the protein MGSRSEAIYEGAIEDKPFQVHLLNQDHLYQIVSVQEDVYNALPDKDSLQPLSNEELLYILNGNGIMIGAFINEELIAFRALLIPIIDEEHLGYDIGLTEESDLKRVLYQEISNVHPNYRGFGLQKTLAKVIMQQVDPSAFNVVCATVMPYNIASLKDKFSQGMHVAALKYKYNGKLRYVFAKHLHTEIEYEDEVISKAMSDVKGQQALVKNGYFGVSMRQVEHDWVVEYRKGT, from the coding sequence ATGGGCTCAAGAAGTGAAGCAATTTACGAGGGAGCAATTGAGGACAAGCCTTTTCAGGTCCATTTGTTAAATCAAGACCATTTATATCAAATTGTTTCTGTACAAGAAGACGTATACAATGCCTTGCCAGATAAAGATAGTTTACAACCGCTATCGAATGAAGAATTGTTATATATATTAAATGGAAACGGCATAATGATTGGAGCCTTTATAAATGAGGAATTAATTGCGTTCCGTGCACTGTTAATTCCAATAATTGATGAAGAGCATTTAGGTTATGATATTGGATTAACCGAAGAGTCAGATTTAAAACGCGTATTATATCAAGAAATTTCAAATGTTCACCCAAATTATCGAGGATTTGGCTTACAAAAAACATTAGCGAAAGTCATTATGCAACAAGTTGACCCAAGTGCTTTTAATGTCGTTTGTGCAACAGTAATGCCCTATAATATCGCAAGCTTAAAAGATAAGTTTTCACAAGGCATGCACGTAGCTGCATTGAAATATAAATACAATGGAAAACTACGTTATGTATTTGCTAAACATTTACATACAGAAATTGAGTATGAAGATGAGGTTATTAGTAAAGCAATGAGTGATGTTAAAGGCCAACAAGCACTAGTGAAAAATGGATACTTTGGTGTTTCCATGAGACAAGTTGAACATGATTGGGTAGTGGAATATAGAAAAGGGACGTAG
- a CDS encoding 5'-3'-deoxyribonucleotidase, producing MKSIAVDMDMVLADFVGKLRMSLKERFNITVATNDLQIRNLQPEIAKEVFMMINEPDYFRDLELLDPNAVAVLKELSEHYEIYIATAAMDVPGSFKAKYEWLLEHFPFLDPQHFIFCGNKKVVKTDFLIDDNVRQLESFTGEGILYSQPNNIQETRFKRVHNWKEIRELFIPVKA from the coding sequence ATGAAAAGTATCGCTGTAGATATGGATATGGTGTTGGCAGATTTTGTAGGGAAGCTAAGGATGTCTTTGAAAGAACGTTTTAATATAACTGTGGCGACAAATGATTTGCAGATTAGAAACTTACAACCTGAGATTGCAAAAGAAGTATTTATGATGATTAATGAACCGGATTATTTCCGAGATTTAGAATTACTCGATCCAAATGCAGTTGCAGTTTTAAAAGAGTTAAGTGAACACTATGAAATATACATCGCTACAGCTGCAATGGATGTGCCAGGATCATTTAAAGCGAAGTATGAATGGTTATTAGAACACTTCCCATTCCTAGATCCACAACATTTTATTTTCTGTGGTAATAAAAAGGTCGTGAAGACAGACTTCTTAATTGATGATAATGTTCGACAGTTAGAATCATTTACAGGTGAAGGAATACTTTATTCCCAACCAAATAATATTCAAGAAACACGTTTTAAACGTGTTCATAATTGGAAGGAAATCAGAGAATTATTTATACCTGTAAAAGCGTAA
- a CDS encoding amidohydrolase → MGQVETYEGVINGWFDHFHAYPEVSWKEFETTKKIASILDELNIKYYTFPDITGLVAEIGTGDEVIAVRADIDALWQEVDGKMRANHSCGHDANISMVLGALIQLKDLPLQKRIRFIFQPAEETGGGAIAMVKHGVVDDVSYLFGVHLRPIEELPFGKVTPAIHHGAALFLQGSIYGIDAHGARPHQGKNAIDVVFAIQQMLQNLHINPFEVYSAKLTKIVADGGSVNIIPGNATFSIDVRAQKNSVLAELQARLDEGFKSIKNMFNIDIKWQWMDRTPGADVSKEATEIATSAIIEAIGDQSLEKPISTPGSDDFHYYTVLKPNLKATMIGIGADLEPGLHHPKMTFNKEALIIGANVLTATLRKAAQR, encoded by the coding sequence ATGGGTCAAGTAGAAACATACGAAGGAGTCATCAATGGATGGTTTGATCATTTTCATGCATATCCAGAAGTGAGTTGGAAAGAGTTTGAAACAACCAAAAAAATTGCATCTATACTAGATGAGTTAAATATTAAATACTATACTTTCCCTGATATTACAGGTCTTGTAGCAGAAATAGGTACTGGAGATGAGGTCATTGCTGTAAGAGCAGATATAGATGCGTTATGGCAAGAAGTAGATGGAAAAATGCGTGCAAACCATTCATGTGGACATGATGCAAATATTTCGATGGTTTTAGGCGCCCTTATTCAACTGAAGGATTTACCATTACAAAAGCGAATTCGTTTCATCTTCCAACCTGCAGAAGAAACAGGTGGCGGCGCAATAGCAATGGTGAAGCATGGGGTTGTAGATGATGTGTCGTATTTATTCGGAGTACACTTACGCCCAATTGAAGAACTACCTTTTGGAAAAGTAACACCTGCCATTCATCATGGGGCAGCCCTATTTTTACAAGGGTCAATCTATGGAATAGATGCGCATGGAGCTAGACCGCACCAAGGGAAAAATGCTATTGATGTTGTCTTTGCAATTCAACAAATGCTTCAAAATTTACACATTAATCCGTTTGAAGTTTACAGTGCGAAGTTAACTAAAATTGTTGCAGATGGAGGTAGTGTGAATATCATCCCCGGGAATGCAACGTTTTCAATCGATGTTAGAGCGCAAAAAAATTCTGTGTTAGCGGAATTACAGGCTCGTCTAGATGAAGGATTTAAATCGATTAAAAACATGTTTAATATTGATATAAAATGGCAATGGATGGACCGAACACCAGGAGCAGATGTATCGAAAGAGGCTACAGAAATTGCTACATCAGCAATTATTGAGGCAATAGGTGATCAGAGTTTAGAGAAGCCAATCTCAACTCCAGGTAGTGACGATTTCCATTACTATACTGTTTTAAAACCCAATTTGAAAGCAACTATGATTGGAATTGGCGCAGATTTAGAGCCAGGCTTACATCATCCAAAAATGACTTTTAATAAAGAAGCACTGATCATCGGAGCAAATGTTTTAACAGCAACTCTACGAAAAGCAGCTCAAAGATAA
- a CDS encoding superoxide dismutase family protein: MKKTFVILCASVMVLGGCNFFGAFNPDEELPVVAPEAASANASMVDKDGNELGNVKFTETTEGLKISMDLKNVPAGEHGVHIHTVGKCERPDFESAGAHFNPENKQHGVKNPEGPHAGDLPNITPDGEGNVQVEYVANNLTLKSGMANSLFDEDGSAIVLHEKADDYVTDPSGNSGARIACGVITKE; encoded by the coding sequence ATGAAAAAAACTTTTGTAATCCTGTGTGCAAGTGTAATGGTTTTAGGAGGATGTAATTTCTTTGGAGCATTCAATCCTGATGAAGAACTTCCAGTAGTTGCACCTGAAGCAGCAAGTGCTAATGCATCAATGGTAGATAAAGACGGAAATGAATTGGGTAATGTGAAGTTTACTGAAACTACAGAGGGTCTAAAAATTTCCATGGATTTAAAGAACGTACCGGCCGGGGAACATGGGGTTCATATTCATACTGTAGGGAAGTGTGAAAGACCTGACTTCGAATCAGCGGGTGCACACTTTAATCCAGAAAATAAACAGCATGGAGTTAAGAATCCAGAGGGGCCACATGCGGGCGATCTACCAAATATTACACCGGACGGAGAAGGAAATGTCCAAGTAGAGTATGTGGCAAATAATCTTACACTTAAATCAGGTATGGCAAATTCTCTATTTGATGAAGATGGTAGTGCAATTGTTTTACATGAAAAAGCAGATGATTATGTTACAGACCCATCAGGTAATTCTGGAGCACGAATTGCTTGTGGTGTTATTACGAAAGAGTAG
- a CDS encoding TRAP transporter permease, producing the protein MKVAEKELVTENLEVLSEEQQQQLLEKYDTEANMRRLVGAMKWVIYFGLLAFSLFQLYTAIFGQFTAYIQRTIHLGFGLTFVFLLFPARKKGNKEKVPFYDYILAILGALTGIYWTLNYERLVTSLGTINQMDFLVGLVVSILVLEAARRSVGLPIAIIASLFLFYAFFGQQMPDFLAHRGQTVQQIVNLMYFSTDGILGTPISVSATYIFAFLLFGAFLVKTGVGEYFNDLAISVAGKLIGGPAKVAIFSSALQGTISGSSVANVVTSGAYTIPLMKRLGYKKDFAGAVEASSSTGGQLMPPIMGAAAFLMVEFIGRGITYWDIAKAAAIPAILYFAGIWIMTHFEAKRLGLRGLTDEEMPDRKEIIKKIYLLIPIALIIVIMMFGVPVIHSALYGIIACIIVGVLNKDVKFGPREIVDALVDGARTALSVVAATACAGIIVGVVVKTGLGLSLANSLVDLAGGRIFLTLFFVMIASLILGMGAPTTANYVITSTIAAPAIVTLLAPDVQQAAVPLVIILSAHFFVFYFGIIADITPPVALAAFAASGISGGDPIKTGVHSAKLAIAAFIIPYMIVYSPSLLMIDVTFWEVAWVVFTAFMGMIAISAGIIGYWYRPINWIERLIVIAAGLAMVYPESLSDIIGLAVFGGMFLLQLATKNKGNKPKNGKLETAS; encoded by the coding sequence ATGAAAGTCGCTGAAAAAGAACTTGTAACGGAGAATTTAGAAGTCTTATCGGAAGAACAGCAGCAGCAATTACTAGAAAAATATGATACAGAAGCCAACATGCGCAGATTAGTAGGGGCAATGAAATGGGTCATTTACTTTGGCCTACTAGCATTCTCATTGTTCCAATTATATACTGCGATTTTTGGACAATTTACTGCATATATTCAACGTACAATTCATTTAGGTTTCGGTCTGACATTTGTATTCTTATTATTCCCCGCAAGAAAGAAAGGAAATAAAGAAAAAGTTCCGTTTTATGATTATATCTTGGCTATTTTGGGAGCTTTAACAGGTATATATTGGACGCTTAACTACGAACGCTTAGTTACAAGTCTTGGAACGATTAATCAAATGGATTTTCTTGTAGGTTTAGTTGTATCCATATTAGTCCTAGAGGCTGCTAGGCGTTCTGTAGGGCTTCCGATTGCCATCATTGCGTCCCTATTTTTGTTTTATGCATTCTTTGGTCAACAAATGCCGGACTTTTTAGCACATCGAGGTCAAACGGTACAACAAATCGTTAATCTCATGTATTTCTCGACCGATGGGATATTAGGTACACCTATTAGTGTATCGGCAACTTATATTTTTGCATTCTTACTGTTTGGAGCATTCCTCGTCAAAACAGGGGTAGGGGAGTACTTCAATGATTTAGCCATTTCGGTTGCTGGGAAATTAATTGGTGGACCAGCGAAAGTAGCTATTTTTTCTTCCGCACTACAAGGTACAATTTCAGGTAGTTCTGTTGCAAACGTTGTAACTTCTGGTGCCTATACAATTCCGTTGATGAAACGCCTTGGCTATAAAAAGGATTTTGCAGGTGCAGTTGAAGCTTCTTCTTCAACTGGTGGTCAGTTAATGCCACCAATTATGGGGGCTGCAGCATTCTTAATGGTTGAATTCATTGGGAGAGGTATTACGTATTGGGATATTGCAAAAGCGGCAGCTATTCCAGCAATCCTTTATTTTGCAGGGATTTGGATTATGACTCACTTTGAGGCAAAACGTTTAGGGCTCCGTGGGTTAACCGATGAAGAAATGCCAGATCGAAAAGAAATTATTAAAAAGATCTACTTATTAATTCCAATTGCTTTAATTATCGTGATTATGATGTTTGGCGTACCGGTCATTCATTCTGCTTTGTATGGAATTATCGCTTGTATTATCGTGGGGGTTCTAAATAAAGATGTGAAGTTTGGTCCAAGAGAAATAGTTGATGCCCTTGTTGATGGTGCTCGTACAGCATTATCAGTCGTTGCAGCAACTGCTTGTGCAGGAATCATTGTAGGGGTTGTTGTAAAAACAGGTTTAGGTTTAAGTTTAGCAAATAGTTTAGTAGACCTTGCAGGTGGGCGCATCTTCTTAACGTTGTTCTTTGTTATGATTGCATCATTAATTCTAGGAATGGGTGCACCGACTACAGCAAACTATGTTATTACATCAACAATTGCTGCACCTGCCATCGTAACACTTTTAGCACCAGACGTACAACAAGCAGCCGTACCGTTAGTTATTATATTATCTGCACATTTCTTTGTTTTCTATTTTGGAATCATTGCAGATATTACGCCACCAGTTGCACTAGCAGCCTTTGCAGCCTCAGGCATTTCAGGTGGGGACCCAATTAAAACAGGCGTTCATTCTGCAAAATTAGCGATAGCGGCATTCATCATACCGTATATGATTGTTTATTCGCCATCACTGCTAATGATTGATGTAACTTTCTGGGAAGTAGCTTGGGTTGTCTTTACAGCATTTATGGGTATGATTGCAATAAGTGCGGGAATTATTGGCTATTGGTATCGCCCGATCAACTGGATTGAACGACTCATTGTCATTGCGGCAGGACTTGCAATGGTTTACCCTGAATCCCTTTCAGATATCATTGGTTTAGCAGTGTTTGGAGGTATGTTCTTACTTCAACTTGCAACAAAAAATAAAGGAAACAAACCGAAAAACGGTAAATTAGAAACAGCTAGTTAG
- a CDS encoding LysR family transcriptional regulator — translation MDFQQLIYFQTLADVENFTRASVKLDLSQPALSRSISRLEDEVGVPLFERKSHGVELNRYGKIFLKHANQALVEINAAKQEINDLTNPLNGTISLAFVQTLGSSFVPELISAFRKEVPSLKFQLYQDTTCKILEQLASTEIDIGFCSPQEPIESFSSIPIVRDELFLIVPNNHRLAGRKEIDLIEVANDPFVLFKSETGIHDVIEEICLKAGFHPKKSFEGLEERSVAGLVGAKFGVALIPFIPGLDMEKISIIRINNPKSVREIRMVWRTNGYMSPAVEKFKTFVEMTMCLSESEDY, via the coding sequence ATGGATTTCCAACAATTAATATATTTTCAAACATTGGCTGACGTTGAAAATTTCACAAGAGCATCAGTTAAATTAGACCTATCTCAACCAGCGTTAAGTCGTTCGATTTCTCGACTTGAAGATGAAGTAGGCGTTCCGCTTTTTGAAAGAAAAAGTCATGGAGTGGAATTAAATAGATATGGAAAAATCTTTCTTAAACATGCGAATCAAGCTTTAGTAGAAATTAATGCAGCAAAACAGGAAATCAATGATTTAACCAATCCTCTAAATGGGACTATTTCATTAGCATTCGTTCAAACTCTTGGATCCAGTTTTGTTCCTGAGTTAATTAGTGCCTTTCGAAAAGAAGTGCCAAGTTTAAAATTCCAGTTATACCAGGACACAACATGTAAGATCTTGGAACAATTAGCATCTACCGAAATAGACATCGGCTTCTGTTCACCACAAGAACCTATTGAAAGTTTTAGCTCAATTCCAATTGTAAGGGATGAGTTATTTTTAATTGTTCCCAATAATCATAGACTTGCTGGTAGAAAGGAAATCGATTTAATTGAGGTAGCCAATGATCCATTTGTGCTTTTTAAATCTGAAACGGGTATCCATGATGTAATTGAGGAAATTTGTCTTAAAGCTGGGTTTCATCCAAAAAAATCTTTTGAGGGATTAGAAGAGAGAAGTGTTGCAGGTCTTGTCGGAGCTAAATTTGGAGTTGCACTTATTCCATTTATTCCTGGCCTTGATATGGAAAAAATTTCAATTATTCGTATCAATAATCCTAAAAGTGTAAGAGAAATCCGTATGGTTTGGAGAACAAATGGATATATGTCACCTGCAGTTGAGAAGTTCAAGACCTTTGTCGAAATGACGATGTGTTTATCTGAATCAGAAGACTATTAA
- a CDS encoding putative motility protein: protein MELSSIMASQLRDLQQTVQLSVMQNALNMHTTAAVEMLRALPQQQTVTHPVKGKAIDVSV, encoded by the coding sequence ATGGAACTTTCTTCAATAATGGCTTCACAACTACGTGATCTACAACAAACAGTCCAACTGAGTGTTATGCAAAATGCTCTAAATATGCATACCACGGCTGCTGTAGAGATGCTTCGTGCACTGCCACAACAACAAACGGTTACTCACCCTGTTAAAGGCAAGGCCATTGACGTATCTGTATAA
- a CDS encoding DUF1850 domain-containing protein: protein MKRLALLFIIILVMGIIFFVSPMFTVISFTETRTNNPQMYYINVFKDKNFEIRYTHSIHLTDVLETYTITKSRRLKLVSMEYEDVAVGMPAHAEEGQTLTYENGKYKLEYENTTMDQFTLYIGNIDLDLYVNYGDKNYNLKKSLKRGNSYVFEVKKVSLYDKLKGVVMKNESR from the coding sequence ATGAAACGTTTAGCCTTACTTTTTATCATTATATTGGTTATGGGAATTATCTTTTTTGTTTCACCGATGTTTACGGTCATTTCATTTACTGAAACAAGAACGAATAATCCACAAATGTATTACATAAACGTTTTTAAAGATAAAAACTTTGAAATTCGGTATACACATTCAATCCACCTAACAGATGTATTAGAGACGTATACAATTACAAAGTCTAGGAGACTAAAACTAGTTTCAATGGAGTATGAGGATGTAGCCGTTGGGATGCCAGCACATGCGGAAGAAGGTCAAACATTAACCTACGAAAACGGTAAATACAAATTAGAATATGAAAACACCACAATGGATCAATTCACACTCTATATAGGAAATATTGATCTTGATCTTTACGTTAATTATGGAGATAAAAACTACAATTTAAAAAAGTCGCTTAAGCGAGGCAACTCTTATGTATTTGAAGTAAAAAAAGTTTCATTATATGACAAATTGAAAGGAGTTGTAATGAAGAATGAAAGTCGCTGA
- a CDS encoding TAXI family TRAP transporter solute-binding subunit, whose amino-acid sequence MKLKKSLLFSLLGVVMLFLLAACSGTESETEETTPTSGETEETTEGKTTSDIKFLSLVTGGTQGTYYALGGTFADLISEETGIKTTAEVSQASTANINALKDDNAELAFVQTDIAYYAKNGELMFEGAPLEDLVAIGGLYPETVQLVTKADSGIASYEDLKGKKVSVGAPGSGTYANAEQLLEIHGLTMDDIQPQNLDFGESTDGLQSGQIDAAFITAGYPTAAVEALGATTDVTIVPVAADKAEALIAKYPYYAVDAIPAGTYGLEAEVPTVSVLAMIAAKADLPEDVAYGVAKAIYANTEKIGHAKGEFIKVETALDGIGIDVHPGAQKFFDEQ is encoded by the coding sequence ATGAAACTAAAAAAATCGTTACTATTTTCCTTACTAGGTGTTGTGATGTTATTTTTACTTGCAGCATGTAGTGGAACAGAAAGTGAAACAGAGGAAACAACTCCAACTAGCGGAGAAACAGAAGAAACAACTGAAGGTAAAACTACTTCAGATATTAAATTTTTAAGTTTAGTTACTGGTGGGACACAAGGTACTTATTATGCATTAGGTGGTACTTTTGCTGATCTTATTTCAGAAGAAACAGGAATTAAAACAACAGCTGAAGTTTCTCAAGCTTCAACTGCAAACATTAATGCATTAAAAGATGATAATGCAGAACTTGCATTCGTTCAAACAGATATTGCTTACTATGCGAAAAATGGTGAGTTAATGTTTGAAGGTGCTCCATTAGAAGACCTAGTTGCAATCGGTGGACTATATCCAGAGACGGTTCAACTTGTAACAAAAGCTGATTCTGGAATTGCTTCTTATGAAGATTTAAAAGGTAAAAAAGTCTCTGTAGGTGCGCCAGGTTCTGGTACTTACGCGAATGCAGAGCAATTATTAGAAATACATGGTTTAACAATGGATGACATCCAACCACAAAACTTAGACTTTGGTGAATCAACTGATGGTTTACAGTCTGGCCAAATCGATGCGGCATTCATTACAGCTGGTTATCCAACAGCTGCTGTTGAAGCTTTAGGAGCAACAACAGATGTTACAATCGTTCCAGTTGCAGCTGACAAGGCTGAAGCTTTAATTGCAAAATATCCATACTATGCAGTCGATGCAATCCCTGCAGGCACTTACGGTTTAGAAGCAGAAGTACCAACAGTGTCAGTATTGGCAATGATTGCAGCTAAAGCAGATTTACCAGAGGATGTAGCTTATGGAGTTGCAAAAGCAATTTACGCAAATACAGAAAAAATTGGCCATGCTAAAGGCGAATTCATTAAAGTTGAGACTGCCTTAGATGGTATCGGAATCGACGTTCATCCAGGTGCTCAAAAGTTCTTTGATGAACAATAA
- a CDS encoding ISL3 family transposase, whose translation MNFNMNIPGLKGVTVHKMEEFGERIALYVSLPKKEHQCPVCNKMTSKIHDYRVQKIKHLKWFERLTILFYKRRRYVCECGKRFSEKSPFVDKYQRYSKEWNQVVGIRSVKAKTFKETAEVLDTSSSTVIRRFKRVIKEQLKEGVHLPKCIAIDEYKGDTDAGTYQLIIANAETHEPIDILPNRRKETIKDYLMKYGADVEVVVMDMNPSFKAAVRKALNRPIIIADRFHYCRYIYWALDEVRRKVQKDWHPYDRKKCKKMRHVLYKRFDKLTEKNKWYLNRYTRMSKELKEAYELKEAYCEWFDWAKTANNIAEVKNRLEAYYRKVEEANIPAFLKAIQTFKNWQVEILNSFSFGYSNGFLEGINNKSKVMKRNAYGFRSFKHFKAKILLNDLYKEIGVHLG comes from the coding sequence ATGAATTTTAACATGAATATTCCAGGATTAAAAGGTGTAACAGTTCATAAGATGGAGGAGTTTGGAGAACGTATTGCTTTATATGTTTCTCTTCCGAAGAAAGAACATCAGTGTCCTGTCTGTAATAAAATGACTTCTAAAATTCATGATTATCGAGTTCAAAAAATTAAGCATTTAAAATGGTTTGAAAGATTAACCATCCTTTTCTATAAACGCCGTCGTTATGTTTGTGAATGTGGAAAACGCTTCTCCGAAAAATCCCCTTTCGTGGATAAATATCAACGTTACTCAAAAGAATGGAATCAAGTGGTTGGAATCCGTTCAGTAAAAGCGAAGACGTTTAAGGAAACTGCAGAAGTCCTTGATACATCTAGTTCGACTGTCATTCGTCGTTTCAAAAGAGTTATAAAAGAACAGTTAAAAGAGGGTGTACATTTACCAAAATGTATCGCAATCGATGAATACAAAGGAGATACGGATGCAGGAACCTATCAACTAATCATTGCCAATGCCGAAACTCACGAACCAATTGATATTTTACCGAATCGCCGAAAAGAAACAATTAAAGATTATTTAATGAAATATGGAGCAGATGTAGAAGTTGTCGTAATGGACATGAATCCGAGTTTTAAAGCAGCTGTTAGAAAAGCATTAAATCGCCCCATCATTATTGCAGATCGATTCCATTATTGTCGCTACATTTATTGGGCCCTAGATGAGGTACGCCGTAAAGTGCAGAAGGATTGGCATCCATATGATCGAAAAAAGTGCAAAAAAATGCGCCATGTTTTATATAAACGTTTTGACAAGTTAACGGAAAAGAATAAATGGTATTTAAATCGCTATACAAGGATGTCTAAGGAATTAAAAGAAGCATATGAACTGAAAGAAGCCTATTGTGAATGGTTTGATTGGGCAAAAACGGCTAATAATATAGCAGAAGTAAAAAATAGATTAGAAGCTTATTACCGTAAGGTAGAAGAAGCAAATATCCCAGCATTTTTAAAAGCGATTCAAACTTTTAAGAATTGGCAAGTAGAGATCTTGAATAGTTTTAGTTTTGGTTATTCAAATGGATTTTTAGAGGGAATTAATAATAAATCGAAGGTAATGAAGCGTAATGCTTATGGTTTCAGGAGTTTTAAGCATTTTAAAGCGAAGATTTTATTGAATGATTTATATAAAGAAATCGGTGTTCATTTAGGTTAA
- a CDS encoding dipeptide epimerase: MKIKQIEVFAVNLPLIKPFVISYATYPNMPSIIVKITTECGLVGWGESVPDDHVTGETPEATFAVIKNTLAPILIGQNPMQFEKIHELMDAAVKDVPAAKAAIDIACFDVVGKKLSVPVYQLIGGRYHEKFPVTHVLSIDEPEKMADEAEQCVELGYSSFKMKVGRDVAGDVKRIKAVRNRVGDEIAIRVDVNQGWKNSANTLQALRQLESIGLDWLEQPVVADDIDAMVEIKSKTATPVMIDEGIRNVRDMREIIAKRAADKVNIKLMKCGGIYPAMKLANMAEMAGIECQIGSMVESSIGSAAGFHVAFSKKIITSVELTGPLKFSKDVGDLKESYMIPYIQLNELPGLGVDVNERILAELTRYSEVVQ; this comes from the coding sequence ATGAAAATTAAGCAAATAGAAGTTTTCGCAGTAAATCTCCCATTAATTAAGCCATTCGTTATTAGTTATGCAACATATCCGAATATGCCTTCCATCATAGTAAAGATAACGACTGAATGTGGCTTAGTAGGATGGGGAGAAAGTGTACCAGATGATCATGTAACAGGTGAAACACCAGAGGCAACTTTCGCAGTCATTAAAAATACACTAGCACCAATATTAATTGGCCAAAACCCAATGCAGTTTGAGAAAATCCATGAGTTAATGGATGCGGCTGTGAAAGATGTACCAGCCGCCAAGGCGGCCATTGATATTGCTTGTTTTGACGTTGTAGGGAAAAAATTAAGTGTTCCGGTTTACCAATTAATTGGTGGTCGTTATCATGAAAAATTCCCAGTTACACATGTTTTAAGCATTGACGAACCTGAAAAAATGGCAGATGAAGCTGAGCAATGTGTTGAGTTAGGGTACAGTTCATTTAAAATGAAAGTTGGCCGAGATGTAGCGGGTGATGTGAAGCGAATTAAAGCGGTTCGTAACCGTGTAGGGGATGAAATTGCTATTCGTGTAGATGTAAATCAGGGTTGGAAAAACAGCGCTAATACATTACAGGCACTTCGCCAATTAGAATCAATAGGCCTAGACTGGCTTGAACAACCTGTTGTAGCAGATGATATTGATGCAATGGTGGAAATAAAATCGAAAACAGCTACCCCAGTCATGATTGACGAAGGCATCCGAAACGTTCGTGATATGCGTGAAATTATTGCCAAACGTGCAGCAGATAAAGTGAACATTAAGTTAATGAAATGTGGAGGTATCTATCCTGCGATGAAGCTAGCAAATATGGCTGAGATGGCAGGAATTGAATGTCAGATTGGGTCGATGGTTGAATCGTCAATCGGTTCGGCTGCTGGATTCCATGTAGCATTCTCTAAAAAAATCATTACTAGTGTTGAATTAACAGGGCCATTAAAGTTTTCAAAAGATGTGGGTGACTTAAAAGAAAGCTATATGATTCCATATATACAATTAAATGAACTCCCTGGACTTGGTGTAGATGTTAATGAAAGAATTCTTGCAGAACTAACACGGTATTCGGAGGTAGTTCAGTAA
- a CDS encoding HD domain-containing protein codes for MIIIGIHKFFTSLNDLERIFRAPGRFKFEEHNVAAHSWKVSQYAMFFGTLEELNGATVNWKSLYEKTINHDFAEVFIGDIKTPVKHASVELKQMLAHVEEKMMEKFIREEIPPEFQEIFLERMKEGKDETLEGRLLEFSDKLDQFYESFAELKRGNTDKEFIIMYQQALEKLLKMPLDVSVRYFKEEILRDVISEETHINIAALTNEVLNKPDR; via the coding sequence GTGATTATTATAGGTATCCATAAGTTTTTCACAAGTTTAAATGATCTTGAACGTATTTTCCGTGCACCAGGTCGTTTCAAATTTGAAGAGCATAATGTAGCTGCTCACTCATGGAAAGTATCTCAGTATGCGATGTTCTTTGGTACTCTAGAAGAATTGAACGGAGCAACAGTAAACTGGAAATCGCTTTATGAGAAAACAATTAACCATGACTTTGCTGAGGTTTTTATTGGAGATATTAAAACACCCGTTAAGCATGCAAGTGTTGAATTAAAACAAATGCTTGCTCATGTAGAAGAAAAAATGATGGAAAAGTTCATTCGGGAAGAAATTCCACCCGAATTCCAAGAAATCTTTTTAGAGAGAATGAAGGAAGGAAAAGATGAGACTCTAGAAGGCCGTCTACTAGAATTTTCCGACAAACTAGACCAATTTTACGAATCATTTGCTGAACTTAAACGTGGAAATACCGATAAGGAATTTATCATTATGTATCAACAAGCATTAGAAAAGCTACTAAAAATGCCTCTTGATGTGAGTGTCCGCTATTTTAAAGAAGAAATTTTACGTGATGTTATTAGTGAAGAAACACACATAAATATCGCTGCTCTTACGAATGAGGTTCTTAATAAACCAGACCGATAA